Genomic window (Vidua macroura isolate BioBank_ID:100142 chromosome 3, ASM2450914v1, whole genome shotgun sequence):
gatCATGGCAGTTCTTGACAATTCAAAATTTTCTTAATGGAAATAGCCCAGGCAGGTTATTCTAAACAGAGCGGATAAAACTAATCCTGCTTGATTTGGCAAAACTATGCCTGAGCCATGGGACTCGTGTGTCTGATCCCTTTTTTCGTAtctgtaaaattatttgttcaAGTCTCATCTCTCCTATCTATTCAAAGAAGCTTTGTACTCTTCATTAGTATTCAGTGGGCTGATATGATCAGTTTATATGTAGGGTGTAAATTGGCCATGCAAAGTTCTCCTTCATTGTGGCAGGGGTTTATTCCTGCTTTcttccctgcagacacaccaAAACCCAACAGTAGAATATCTGCCTCACAACAATTCTCAATTTGACTGTCCCTGAAAATTCAAAAGTATACTCAAGAGcgtttccctgctcccagggacagGCTTCAAGGCTGGGCTCTCACCTGCACAGAATGAAGAAGAGCTGCTGCACTTGCCAGTGGCTCCGGTGTCTCGCGATCAGTGCTTTGAATGCAACTTTTGTACACACTCTGCCTCTCTGGGCTGAGCAGCATTCCTGGGCATCAACTGCACCGCTGCAGGCCAACAtcctccaggcacagctgcagcaacGGGATTGCAACAAGTCCTGGCTGAAGGAgtctccaggcacagctgcagcaacGGGATTGCAACAAGTCCTGGCTGAAGGAgtctccaggctgctgcagcccttcacCTGCGGCGGAATCATCTTGCGCTGCCATGGGGGCAGCAAAGGGGGTGACGGGCTCTTTGCAGATGAGGGTCTCctccatgtgctgctgctcGCTGGGCTGATACAGCTGCTGGTGCCTTCCCACACATCTAGACTGGGAGCCTGCCTGGAAAAATAACACTGACAGTGCGAGTGCTAGCCACTgatccctgccatggcactgcCCACAGGGCATCCTGCCTACCAAACTGCTCCAGTCAGGTGATGTCAGACACCATCAAAATACATTCAAAGGATACATTTTCCACATTGTGTCAAAATCATGGCCATACAGTCCACATGCTGGAGGCAGACTGCTGTTGCCAGAATCGGggaagccccagcagctgctctccccaTGGCTGGATGGCCATGGCAGCAGAGGCAAGTCTCCCACTGTGCCCACTGCTGTGAGACCCAGTGCTTTGGAGTTGTTCCCACTGAACTCGGGCTGCTGCTACAGCAGCCACATCACTTCATACTTTTGATAACAAAGAGTTGGAATGGCACACAGAACTTGCCCCAAGagctacaaggaaaaaaaaaaaaaggagggagggaagggggagagtGAGTTAGAATAGTTTGCTCCTTTTTAATACAAGCATACCTGGACTTAAGGAGGGACACTGGACTAATCATACTGGGAACTGGTTTGTAAGCCTTTTCTCTAGCAATTCCCAGTCTGCAAGCATTTTTCAGTAGAAAGGGGTAGGTAAGAATTTACAACACATTCATGAGCAAGTCTGACCCAGAAGTCAAAGTACAAGACAAATACTTCCAAATCTGCCACCCATggggaaaggaagcagaaaagcagataaAACAAGTGCCATTGCAGCTGAATTGCCTGCATTTATCCCATGGTCCAACCTTTTTTTGTACAAAAGCTCCTCAATTCAAACACACAGCTTAAGATCAAGGAATTAAAAGTGTTTCAAGAGTATTTAAAGCCTGATTCCTATTATATTCAAGGAAAGGGAGATGTTAAATTCCTTAAAAACACAAATTTGGTTCTTTCTGAGACTGCATCCCTCAAAACAGGGAATGGAGGTTTAGAATTGCAGAATTGTTTccattggaaaagacctttataGAGACCTCCAAATAACCTGAGACTGCTAAAACGGCCAAAGCCAACACTAAAGCATATCCCAGGACTGGATGCTATGGGcattcttggccacctgggcacaagCTCACATTCAGCCAATGCCAACCAGCGCCCCCAGGTCCCcttctgctgggcagctttccagccactccgCCCCCAGCCTGTAGCCATCCATGGGAATGTTGTGGCCCAAGTGCAGGATGGGGCACTTCACCTTGTTAAACCTCAAACAAATGGCCTCAGCccatgatccagcctgtccaaaTCTCTCTGCAGAGACTTCCTGCTAGAGGAAGGACTGAAGGGacagaaaggaacagaaaggaTAAGGATCCAAAGGAACAGTGCCTAAAAGCTTAAAAGCACTCAAGTTTAAAAGTAGTTCAACTGGAGCCTCCAGGAGTGGGGCTATTGGCCCAGGATCCATTGTTGATCGGTCATCTGGCCAGTGCAGCAAACTTGAGAGCTCGCTGGCTCTGAGAGGCCCCACTCAGAGGGAGGTTGCTGCTGGCAGGCGCTGTGGTCCAGGAGAGCTCCAAGGGCCTCCTTTTGGAGCGCTGTTCATGGGCCACAAGAGAGTGGGCCTCAGTCGTGAAATGCTCCATCATGGCCGCACTTTGGGTCAGCAGCCTGTCTTTGAAAGTGGGAGAAGAAGGATGTCAGGCCATTCAGACAACAAAAGTGGTTTCCAGGGCTGTTCACAGAAATCCCCAGGAGCGTGCTTGCCAAAGTCActgaaaggaggagggaaaaacccAGCCCCGACCGCGCAGGCTTTTTGTCTGTAGGCTTCGTTCGTGTTGCTCTGTAAGCGAGCCACAGCTTTGAATAATACCGTGGGCGCCTTTTGGAAACTGTTCGATGCATTTCGCACTCTGTCGTGAGACCTCCGAGTCTGCCTTTTTTCATTGCTGGGTCCATCCAACGGCAGGGGCGGAGGTAATTGCCGATGGGGTGTGGCGAGAGTCTTTTTGGCACGAGGTTTTTGGTGGCGGTTTGGTATTTTGTATCGGAGTAAAGTATAATAGTTTTAGAAGAAGAAGTTACAGTTTTGGCCAAACTCTTCGTTTTGGCTAACACATGAGACATTAggtaaaataagtaaaaaaaggattttttctgtTGTCGTTTGTGTTCAGTATAGTTGAGAGAGAATTTGGGTGAGGATGATAGAGGATATCCTATTATAGTATCATTTTAGGACGTTTTCTTATATTGTCGGCTTAATTCtcaaattaatatattttaattgtatGTATAcatttatacatacatacagGTAAATATACTTAGTGGCAGTGCTATTTAATAAATAGTGGCATTTATATGtagtttttattcattttttggTGGTATATAATGTCTTGTCTATTTCTGGAGCAGGAAGCACACAGATGGGTCAAGATGTGCTATAGACTATTTTAAATGTGAGCAAAGAGCCTGATCCTTGAAGTCACATTTGCAAAATAAGCTGAGATCAGTAGATGTCTCTGTATCACCCTTTGTTTTCATTGCAATGTTCCTGCATAGCAAGAATGTGAAGGAAGGGTGAAAGGACTGGAAGTCAGTGTCACTGGCTTTCCAATTAAagctcagcactgcagcctgACAATGTCCCATTCTGGGCACTGAGTCAGCCTTCAGGCTAAGACATGGCTTTAACCTACCTCTACTTCCAGTTCAGCCTGCCATGCAGCACACTAGCTGTCATATTACTGAGAAAAGAGCTTAAAATATAATGTAGCAGTTCTTTCATGGTCTTTGACTAATTAATTGCCATAGTGCTTCTGGGCCAAATTCAGAATAACCTAATGTAGTGTCAAGAAAAGCAATCACTTAACCAAGATGCATTATTTCCTCAAATAAAGCTTGTCTCGTGCAAATCCTTGCAACTATTAACATGACACAGAAGTCTTCCTTTCACTTATTTCCTCTGTGTTAATGAAACCCATCTAATAATCTGGACCTGGGATTGAAGACTCCAGATATAATTTCAAGATGGAAAAACTAATTGTATTTTGTCATATGCTGCAAAACAGCATATAACTAAAAATATTGAGGATGGATGAAGGCAAGTACTTTAAACTTAACACTCAAATTGGTTTCAAGCACAGAAAGTTGTTAGTTGTAAGCCAAACCATGCTGGCCTCTGAGAAAAGACCTTCTTCTTCTACTCCTCTGTGAAGTGTTTCAAATATttagtaaaaatattatttttttggaGTAAAATGCACTATTGTGCAGGGACAACCATTCTTTCAGAAATGCAACCGACATTCACAGAATTCCAATGTGTTTCTAAAACCCTTGTAACTCAGTTTTTTGACACACCATTAGCTTTGTAATGAGAAAGCAAGCATGGTCTCACAGTAATCACAAGTTCTATATGACAGCATCTACCTATAGATACAATTAATTGAAGGTGCCCTAGTATACTGAAGTTTACAGCACAATATCCAGGCTTTAATAtctaaaaaagaaagctttgggTAAAACTTACATGACCTTAAAGGATCAAGCCTTTATTGCAACATTTACAATGTCTGCTGTATCAGAGGTTATGTCAGGGATTTTATGGAGGTTATTTGCCCGTATAAAGGCCCAAAGATTGGATTGCTAAGCATCTGTGATATGCTTACTATCAACTGCCAaaataatgatttaattttACAGCAAATTAGTATTACATAGCCAAGTACAATTATGTAGCCAGCTGGGCCTTTGTAAATTCCTTACTCTTGTAGGAGCAGTCTTACTTGCTTCTTGATAGGCATGTTGTTCTGACACTGAACTGCTAGGGAAATAACCAACTGTCCCCATATAGTCTTCTACTGTTCTCCATAAACTTTCAAGGAAGGAGGTGTATAATGAGATATCTTAAAACAATCCTCATCTGCTTTGAGCTGGTTTATCACTTAGTCAAAAGGAGTTACCAGTAGTGTTCTTAAAGTGGTTTACATTTCCTAGGTTCCAATCAGCTGGCACATGAAACAAACCATTGACAGAAGTTCTGATCTAGGCATCCATTTTTTTGAGTAAATGAATACTGCTTATAGtttatctggattttttttgtaaacacaGCCAGTCTTTATATTTGCTTCCCTTAAATTTAAGACTTTAAAGGCCCCTGTGATAAAAGCTTTCTCCTCCACTGTTTTCATAAACAGCCACAGAAATAAACTGTTGAGCCATTCTGTAAAGGTTCGGTTCATAATTACTATATAgctattgattaaaaaaaagaaaaatattaaagcccTTCAAGTCTTCTCAACCACTTTAAACGTTCACTTTTAAAACTAAGTTGCTGCTTTAAGCCCCACAATAGCTCAGCATTTGCATCCATTTCTTGACAGCAATGTGTGTTAATCTACTTCTGGTTTGTTCATATACACAAGAATCAGCTCTTACATTTGCAGCCTAGAATTCCCCAGAGTCTTTTTCATTCATTAGTTTTGAGTGAACATAAATCAACTGGCCCTTCTTAATATTAACGAATCTGCAGTCTGAAGTGTTATAATCCTCTTCTGCTCTGGCAAGTGAATTGgtgtctggggaaaaaaaggcaacaaaaggaTGGGGTAGATGCATTCAAATACACACAAACTTTAACAGTAATATAAACACACGTGACCTTGTAGTAAAACTATTCCTACATATAAAAGTAGATTATCTTGAAACAGTTAAAGTCTTCAAGAATTTGTGCTgtgcatttttccattttcagtagCCAAAATAACAGCTTTAGAAGCATTTGCAGCACTGAAAGCTAGATTCCCTCTGTACACTTTTCACTTaatgaaaaatgtctctttaaaaaacccattttTTGGTAAAACTGCATGTGACATTCTACATAGCCAGTtgacaagaaaaatatatgaCAGAGCTAAACAAGCAAAGTAGTTTTCCGTTCACCCCcaccattatttttaaaactattttgttCTCAAAGTTAAAGCAAATTTACTGACAGACACAGTCATCATCAGTACAGAGCTTCTTGCTGGTAAGCTTCTCCATAAAAATTCCAGTTGTGAGAAGACACATTAATCCGAGACACAAAAGTAAAATCATCAAATAAAGTAACTTTTCTTTGCTGTAGCAGTTGCTGAGTGTGTGCCAGGTCCAGCAATCTCCATCTTTTATGGAAGAGGCAGACACCTGGACAAACACACCAGGCTAATAGGAAAGGGCTGGGGCAGCATTCCATCTCACCAGAGGAGCTGTAGGCAGGAGGAAAACCTCAGGGCCGACTCATAAAGCTGAATCTCCTCCCAAAGCCATTCTgtattaatgttttaattagCAACTGTATTATTTAAACACTCTAAGCCCTCCTAGAACTGTCCACAGTCTAAATCATACTTCAAGCAAAGTCTGAGAATGAAAATTAAGTCAGATCCTGgtaaaaagcaaatgaaattacATCCTTCTTAATCCTTCTGTCCTTAATTTTCACAAATGCTCGCTGACAAGCACAATCTTCTATGGACCAAAAACCCTCAGTGGCAGAGATTCCCCTGTTCCTGTCTACAAAAAGGACCTACTGGGACAATAGCAGATGGATGCAATGTAACAAATTATTAGGGAGCTGCAAGGCAGTAAAAAGACTTTTCAAGTgatgaattaaaattttaaatctaaGAATTCAAGCACTGCATACTTGTACAGGCAAGATCCCTTGCACAGGGAGATGCAGTCAGAGCAAAACACAGAGGTCATGCCAGGACAGCAACCATTCCACTTTTCATTACCTAGCTGAACTCCGTTGAGAGTTTGCAGGTCCCACACTAAACAGTGCCACAGGCTGACTTAAAAGGTCCCCTTTACAACCTCTTTACAACAGCACAGCAGTCAGGCTACAGCAGGCTGGTCTGGATTAGCATTTAGAAATAACCAAGGGCAAGTTTGGAAATTATCAAATTGCACTCCAGTGAACCAGTTTCCCCATTCATGAGGAGGCCTGAAGAGCTTCTGGCTGCACCAGCTTTCAGTTCCCAGATAGAACAGCAGAAATTGCCACCTGTCATCAAAAATCCCACACTCTTCTAAAAGAAAGTGCAGCATGCAACTTCTAGCATCACCCTCCCATCACAGCTGACCTCACCACCTTCTCCTCTAGCCTTCCAGCCCATTACTCCTTCCTTCAGCCTCCTGTAGGTTGTGCCTAACTTCCTTTGCAGACAGCTCCAAACCCTTAAAGTGAATAAAGGTGAAAAGCAATGGTAGTCATGTGCACACAAACTAGAGGGAGGAAATGACAGCATAATTATTATCTATTAAATTTATGACTGCGGGAGGAAAAATCCAAGTTTATGGTGGAATAACTCATTTTTGCTCTTACAGGCACATTGAAATGATTTTCATCTGCAAGTATTAGAATACTTGTGAAATCACACATACATGATATCAccaaaaagaatgaaaaagaatttaaatgacTGTGAAAGAGATGTAATATTGCAATGTACTCTGGGAGCAGGTGAAACTTCAATTTTCTAAGTCTTGTGCAAATAAATGTGGCTTATGATGCAGATACAAAACACTACAactttttaaagtgatttttttttctgaaatatttagcACACTTACAACTCACAACACTGTATCTGATTACTTCACTGCATCCAATGTATTTAATGTCACACAAAACCTATTAAGTTTttaacaaatgagaaaaaaataaagtaaatcaAACCTGAGAAACCCAGAAGCATTAGGACATGTATTTTGGAAAAGCCTGGCTAAAAACCTGAAACTTTTATGTTTCCTCTCAGGACTTGCTTTTACTGCCAGCCACCAAGACAAAACCAAGTTGAATCACGTTACTGCTAAACTGTAATCAATTTCTAACTAtacctggggggaaaaaacactaCTGATAAGCTGTATTTCCTAAGTGAAAAACAGCTGTCCCCTTGATAATGAGGTTGAATGCTGTATTTATTCTGAATATGCTGGCATTCAGAATCCCTGATCATACTTTTGCTCTGGAAAGACAGCTATTTTTAGCACTCACTTCTGAGAAATAAGGATCACCTTAAAAGTTCTTAAATTGAATAAAGCCCTGCAAGGCTAATCAATAATGAGACAGACTTGAGGAAAAAACATGGCTCGAAAAcagcatatttatattttattttataaaaattagtatttcaacagaaaaagtTACTATCCAGGTGAGCTGTGGAAATTTTACATGTGCCCTGGTCATTGTGGCAATTCTATTTGAGTCTTATGCCTTCTGCAGAGAATAGCAAACATGCTAGCTGACCAGAGtaacagtgttttaaaaaaaaaaacacctatcCACAGAACTCCTTTACAGGAGCATACAGTTATTTCTTCGCATAGGTGATTTTCATGGCATGAGATGGAGTGATCTTGAATCCTTGGAGAGCGTCTCGAGCAGCCCCTGCTTGGTTCTCATTTTCAAACTCCACGAATGCGATGTCATGGCGCCCTGGCACTAAACGTACTTCCTTGAATCCAGGAAACCTTTAAAATAAGGTGAGAGTCAAAAAATACTTCTTAGCTCAATAATACATCTCTCTTCAGTAGCTTATCAGAAGCATCTACTAGTGCAATAGTTATTGCTAATGAAAGATTTAAATTGAAGGGTTTTTACATGTTCTATCCTTAGAACTATGCCTCCATTAAGGAATATTATGTGGATGCACTTTAATCAGAGCTGTACAAATACAGAAGCAATCTAACTAGTTTTAAAACTGCTCCTGCAGTCCTATGGACTTTAGTATTACAGTCACCAGCTTAAATTCAGTGCAAATTGATAGCAGATAAATTACACAATCCAAACCAGCTATGAAAAAGATCGGATTTGCCTTCTGAACCCAGTCATCAGAACTGACATCTGTAACCTTGGCAGTAAGACAAACAACTGAAATATCTTCAGAAGaaactcttatttttaaaaagtgagctTGCCAACTGAGAAAACACACACAGGGTCCAGAAGAATTCAAAGGAGAAATCATTTCTATTCAAAACTTACTGATTAAATAACATGGACAGCATCATCTCATTTGTTTCCTCAGGCAAATTATTAAGGAAAAGGATATAGTTTGGTGGGTTATCAGGCACCTGCAACAACAGAAGATCAAAGCTCAGAAGACTATACATAGTTGCATACAGTTCCTTTGCATCTGTCTGCATGATTATTTGAACCAAGACTCACATTTCTTTAGTTTTGCTCGTAACATTCTATCTGGGCTTCACCACACCTTTATCAATATGTAGACAGAGCCCCTTCATTCTTTTATATGGATATATTAATTTGAGAGGTTCTACTTCCACAAAAATCACAATACCATACTGTCTTAGATGTCACATTTAAACTCAACTAGTTAAGGGCTGACACTGCAGTACTCTCTGCACCCAGGTGCCACAGTAGTGGCTGCAGTGCTATTCAAGACACCTGTAAGGCAGTGGTAGAATGTATGAAGGACTCACATCCTTCCAGAAAGCAGTGGGAAGCCAAGCCCTGTTTACCTGCAGTACACCCAAAATACTGAGTATCAACCAAAACCTACAAAATCCACATGGTTTTATTACAGAGCTCAATTAAAATGTCTTAATTAGAAACCCATTTAGAGCTTTAGTCTTGTAACAGATTTGCCTTGCTAATATGAATTTGTAGCCACCCACCACAGACAAGGCTGAGTAGTCATTTGCTGATACTGGAATCTTCAAGTCATCAAGtacattataaatataaaaataaactggaCACCCCAACTTCAAACATTCTCAAAGCAGTGCCAAATAAAAAGTCTCAGCAGAACAATCTCCTTCTACTGACGGAAATATTCCAAGTAGTGCCATTAGAAAATAAACTTCTGAAGTTCAAAGAAATACCCAAACACTCAGTGTTGTGCTTTGATGCAAACTAACATAACACATATTGTGCCTGAAAATCCAGGGAGCAAGACCTTTTCCCCTGTTGATTATGTATGCAATGGCAGCACTCAAGAAAGATGCAGGGCAGGCAAAAATATTCTTCCATGGTACTTGCTCTCCTGGCTCTTTACCACTTCACTTCTAACATGAATCTTTTAGAAAGTCTCTGAGCAGACAAGATGAATGAAGTGTAGGGAGTTGTTCCTACATCTCCACACAATCCTTTGGAAAATAAGACACTtgtgagaaaaaagaaaaagtgagcAAAGAACCCCCAAActcctgaaataaagcttttAGGCAGCTATTTTGGCATCCTGtgtcatcttccttttctttatctGCTGCTAGAACAAAGTAAGTTAAAGGGAACTTCttagcaatgaaaaaaaaaattaagaatcaTTCAACTGATACTAAGCACAATCCAAATTTAAGAATCCAGTATGATTTGGTAATAGTGCTGTTTTCTGTAATGAGAAACTGCAGATTCTCATTTCCTGTCAACCAGATATAGTAAAAAAGggatttgttctgtttgtttacTGTCATGTAACTGTTAGACAAATGTCTCATAGGACAAAAACAAAGCTGTAAAATATATCCTCAAGTTTCCATGTGTAACAAATTATTATTCATAGAgaacaattaaaaacattagTGCTTTTagtgctaaaaataaaaagcattacCTGATTCTGTGGTGTAGTCCCTGGGGCACTGGCTGAATTCTGTGTTGCTCCCTaccaaataaatacaaaatagttTTACAAACGTGTTCCATTAGAAACAAACAGGCACATATCACCATGTTTCTCTACAATTCAAGACATAtgttaaagattttttttgagcTGCAATCCAAGGAACATTTGGTGCTTATGAGATACTTCCCAAAGGGAACAAATTGTGTGAATTTTGCTTAGCTCCAAAACCAGGCAGTCAAAAGAAATAACATCAGTACTACCTGATCAATCGAATGGCTGAGTAAAATATTTCTCCACATTACAGAATTTCATTTAATAGATAGGGAGGAAGTAGTTTTGAAAATGAAGGCCTAGACAGCTATCCTGGTTTCACCTGggatagaattaattttcttcttagtacAGTGTTTTTGAATTTAGTATGAGAGTAACACTGATAACGAGctgatgttttggttgttgATAAGCAGTGCTTGTTTGTATCAAGGACTTTCCAGTTCCCCATGCTCTGCTAGTGAGTAGGTGCACAAGAAGCCAGGAGGGAGCCAGGACAACTGACCAgaactggccaaagggacaTTCCACAGTACAGAATATCATGTCCAATATATAAACTGGCGGGATCTGCTCAGGTGCCTTGATGTTTTCTGCTACACTCCAGCACAAAAGCTACTAAATGTTGTTACTTTAGGCAGGCCAACCTTTACTGGACATAAATTCCAACCTAACTCCTGATAATCTAACATGGAGCATCTAATATCTGAGGTAAATGAATTCTCTTGTTCTCATTTACCATTCTTCTCTCCTTATTAGGCAACATGGAATTAAAACACTGAAGAGAAAAGCTGGTTGAGCAATTGAAGCCAGTACTAAAGATAAGCacactctcctttttttccttttcttaagcGGCTAGTTTCTACTTTGGTTTGTTGTACCTTTGCCctacatctttatttttatctggtaatagcaaaggaaaaaaaaaaaaaaggaacagcaaGGACTACATAACCAGCCCCCTCTCCTTCAACTTCTAGTAAATTCTCAAGAGCTCTAAATAGTCAACGGACCCCAATTTAGGGAATTGAAAAGTAACAAAAGTAACAAAAACATCAAGtcctaaaaaattatttagaatagCTTTtgtatgtttcttttttaatggtatttttttgtggttttctttggtttgtttttttgggggggggggggttgtttgtttgtttgtttgggttttttgttttttttttctgaacagagAAGCAGCTTACCTGGATAACCTTTTTATTTGGTGCGTTTGCTGACTGTTCCAGAgttttgg
Coding sequences:
- the OTOR gene encoding LOW QUALITY PROTEIN: otoraplin (The sequence of the model RefSeq protein was modified relative to this genomic sequence to represent the inferred CDS: substituted 2 bases at 2 genomic stop codons), with the translated sequence MCLLTTGIFMEKLTSKKLCTDDDCVYTNSLARAEEDYNTSDCRFVNIKKGQLIYVHSKLMNEKDSGEFXAANVRADSXDYMGTVGYFPSSSVSEQHAYQEASKTAPTRVRNLQRPSWLHNCTWLCNTNLL
- the SNRPB2 gene encoding U2 small nuclear ribonucleoprotein B'' produces the protein MDIRPNHTIYINNINDKIKKEELKRSLYALFSQFGHVVDIVALKTMKMRGQAFVIFKELGSSTNALRQLQGFPFYGKPMRIQYAKTDSDIISKMRGTFADKEKRKEKKKAKTLEQSANAPNKKVIQGATQNSASAPGTTPQNQVPDNPPNYILFLNNLPEETNEMMLSMLFNQFPGFKEVRLVPGRHDIAFVEFENENQAGAARDALQGFKITPSHAMKITYAKK